A region of Geobacillus sp. 46C-IIa DNA encodes the following proteins:
- a CDS encoding sensor histidine kinase yields the protein MNIRTKMLLCFTVFLLLLNGAVFLLYQTSEEMMSDYDRRMRRLLLLNEVSQRTNRLMEHLNAYVSEKEGRYARAYEQEFRWLQQHRRQVGAILPILSDRLAAENYEHMIESLLEEAALTVYHFQSGNIGLYSSHLHETMNIALFLQEETLNFIDDELTAYQQRYDEVERRNRYFRYMGMGLFATTLCLGVLLAVFFSGSLTKPIIHLAHAARAIGAGRLDGPDVRPTTNDELRLLTITFNDMRRNLRQLIEEMKQKAELDRLVKELELKSLQSQINPHFLFNTLNTVSKMAYLEEAEQTSRLIEAVAAILRYNLGDLQRTVALAEEVCIAREYFFIQQTRFFDRIKFSIEAESACLDQRLPPLTLQPLIENAFIHGIESYERGAELTVSICEKHNRVVIEVKDNGVGMDERMKAELEAFIRGEETSARREQGRGHSTGIGLRNVIRRLQLFYGVTDVAEIESAPEKGTTIRLLLPRWQGGMSSESGDRG from the coding sequence ATGAACATCCGCACGAAGATGCTGCTTTGTTTTACCGTTTTTTTGCTTTTGTTAAATGGAGCGGTGTTTCTTTTGTACCAAACGAGCGAAGAGATGATGAGCGATTACGATCGCCGGATGCGCCGCTTGTTGTTGCTAAATGAAGTGTCGCAACGGACGAACCGGTTGATGGAACACCTTAATGCGTACGTGTCGGAAAAAGAGGGGCGATACGCGCGCGCCTATGAGCAGGAATTCCGCTGGTTGCAGCAACATCGCCGCCAAGTTGGCGCCATCTTGCCGATCTTGTCCGACCGGTTGGCGGCAGAAAACTATGAACATATGATTGAAAGTTTGTTAGAGGAAGCGGCGCTCACGGTCTATCATTTTCAGTCTGGAAATATTGGTTTGTACTCATCCCATCTGCATGAAACGATGAATATCGCCTTATTTTTGCAAGAAGAAACGTTAAACTTCATCGACGATGAGTTAACGGCTTATCAACAGCGGTATGATGAAGTCGAGCGGCGCAACCGCTATTTCCGGTATATGGGGATGGGTCTGTTTGCGACAACACTCTGCCTCGGTGTGCTGCTCGCTGTGTTTTTCTCTGGCAGTTTGACGAAGCCGATCATCCACCTCGCGCATGCAGCTCGGGCAATCGGTGCCGGACGGCTCGATGGACCGGATGTGAGGCCGACAACGAACGACGAACTGCGGCTGCTTACGATCACATTTAATGATATGCGCCGCAATTTAAGGCAGCTGATCGAAGAAATGAAACAAAAAGCGGAGCTTGACCGGCTCGTGAAAGAACTTGAACTGAAAAGTTTGCAAAGCCAGATCAATCCGCACTTTTTGTTTAATACGCTCAACACCGTTTCCAAGATGGCGTATTTAGAAGAGGCTGAGCAAACATCAAGGCTCATCGAAGCAGTGGCGGCGATTTTGCGTTACAACTTAGGGGACTTGCAGCGGACGGTGGCACTTGCTGAGGAGGTATGCATCGCTCGCGAATATTTCTTCATCCAACAAACGCGCTTTTTTGATCGGATTAAGTTTTCCATTGAGGCGGAATCGGCCTGCCTTGATCAACGGCTTCCGCCGCTTACATTGCAGCCACTGATTGAAAATGCATTCATTCATGGCATCGAATCGTACGAACGGGGAGCCGAATTGACCGTATCCATTTGTGAAAAACATAATCGGGTCGTCATCGAAGTGAAGGACAATGGCGTCGGCATGGACGAGCGGATGAAAGCGGAACTCGAGGCGTTTATTCGCGGCGAAGAGACGTCGGCGCGCCGTGAGCAAGGGCGCGGCCATTCGACCGGCATCGGTCTGCGCAATGTCATCCGTCGGCTGCAATTGTTTTACGGAGTGACGGACGTGGCGGAAATTGAATCAGCGCCGGAAAAGGGGACAACCATTCGGTTATTATTGCCGCGATGGCAAGGAGGGATGAGCAGTGAAAGTGGCGATCGTGGATGA